In the genome of Methylophaga nitratireducenticrescens, one region contains:
- a CDS encoding cold-shock protein, producing the protein MSSTGTVKWFNEAKGFGFIEQENGPDVFAHFRQIQGDGFKTLTEGQRVTFDVTQGQKGPQAENIVPA; encoded by the coding sequence ATGTCTTCAACTGGAACAGTTAAATGGTTTAACGAAGCTAAAGGCTTTGGTTTTATCGAACAAGAAAACGGCCCTGACGTTTTCGCACATTTCCGTCAAATCCAAGGTGACGGTTTCAAAACATTGACTGAAGGCCAACGTGTAACATTTGATGTTACTCAAGGTCAAAAAGGTCCACAAGCTGAAAACATCGTTCCTGCATAA
- a CDS encoding TonB-dependent receptor has translation MKKHFLAVAICSCLNAQAIAETATDVTDNNRVQLNNIVVEGENQSRSLKDTAASVAVIGADELNSTQHQNLRDAISSIPNVVIQTGVVPNVRGVTGNGAAGGFNSISGGANARFNTIIDGVAQPFVADFTGDSGLWDLEQIEVYRGPQSTNHGRNSIAGAMYINTKDPTFDWDGAVRLGYRNKDQYFDKALMLSGPIIDNVLAFRFAGQLVDGETITSNDKYETNPSNIDLNELDTRQGRAKLLWTPTDAFEALLTYSNYNEEGDAGRRYFVNDGTENYNKIEGLIRDMDTETEITSLKMRYQLSDNSSLDFLIAKMDYQLGFDSYDPAPADKQNLLYNDENKTVDVKFNFGEGSHALNGFVGLDYFKRDQDVKSTGSYQYTGDDTADSKAVYSEVNFGLTDKLVLTGGLRYQKESQERHFIYGAIDSNLDENNTIWLPKIALSYDLTETNRVGASARKGYNSSGGALDAIAGEYYYYDDERVNTYEFFTRNEFDDGRYSLNTNVFFNDYDGYQGLANRHIVNIDKAETYGAEIEGIVWVQDDLEINVSLGLLHTEVVDGGDDYPGVDGNELSSAPKKTANIGARYYLTDNFDVGGNLQYVGGYYADIENSEEQKIGGYSVINLRANYKIGQLALAAYINNVTDKYAKRVDYPADARYPQGYMDVIDPRHVGVSATYSFF, from the coding sequence ATGAAGAAACACTTTTTGGCAGTGGCAATTTGTTCCTGTCTGAATGCGCAGGCAATCGCTGAAACCGCGACGGACGTTACCGATAACAATCGAGTCCAGTTAAACAATATTGTGGTGGAAGGTGAAAACCAAAGCAGAAGTCTTAAAGATACGGCGGCTTCAGTTGCCGTCATAGGTGCAGATGAATTAAACAGCACCCAACATCAAAACTTGCGTGATGCTATTTCTTCTATACCCAATGTTGTCATCCAAACGGGGGTTGTCCCGAATGTTCGCGGCGTAACAGGAAATGGTGCAGCTGGCGGTTTCAACTCGATCAGTGGTGGGGCTAATGCACGCTTCAACACGATTATCGATGGTGTCGCACAACCATTTGTAGCTGATTTTACGGGTGACTCCGGTTTATGGGATCTTGAGCAAATTGAAGTTTACCGTGGTCCCCAATCGACAAATCATGGACGTAACAGCATTGCCGGAGCCATGTACATCAACACTAAAGATCCCACATTTGATTGGGATGGTGCGGTTCGCCTAGGTTATCGAAACAAAGATCAATATTTTGACAAAGCGTTAATGTTGTCTGGTCCAATCATTGATAATGTTTTGGCATTTCGCTTCGCAGGTCAGTTGGTTGATGGTGAAACCATTACATCCAATGACAAATATGAAACCAATCCAAGCAATATCGACTTAAATGAATTAGACACACGTCAAGGTCGTGCCAAATTGTTATGGACACCCACTGATGCATTTGAAGCGTTATTGACCTACTCAAACTACAATGAGGAAGGTGATGCTGGTCGACGTTACTTTGTGAATGATGGCACCGAAAACTATAACAAGATTGAGGGACTAATTCGTGATATGGACACGGAAACAGAAATCACCAGTCTTAAAATGCGCTACCAGCTCAGTGATAACTCATCGCTGGATTTCCTGATTGCAAAAATGGATTACCAACTCGGTTTTGACAGTTACGATCCAGCTCCGGCTGACAAACAGAATTTGCTTTATAACGATGAAAATAAAACGGTTGATGTGAAATTTAACTTTGGTGAAGGTAGCCATGCGTTGAACGGATTTGTGGGCTTGGATTATTTCAAACGGGATCAAGATGTCAAAAGTACGGGTTCATATCAATATACCGGTGATGACACTGCTGATTCCAAGGCGGTATACAGTGAAGTCAATTTTGGCCTAACAGATAAATTAGTGCTCACTGGCGGATTACGTTATCAAAAAGAGTCACAAGAACGGCACTTTATATATGGTGCTATTGACTCGAACCTGGACGAAAACAACACTATTTGGTTACCCAAAATTGCCCTGAGCTACGACCTGACAGAAACGAATCGCGTCGGGGCGAGTGCACGCAAAGGTTACAACTCTTCCGGTGGTGCGCTTGATGCCATCGCTGGAGAATATTACTACTATGATGATGAGCGCGTGAACACTTATGAATTCTTTACACGAAATGAATTTGATGACGGGCGATATTCGTTGAATACCAATGTTTTTTTCAATGACTATGATGGATATCAAGGCCTGGCAAATCGACATATCGTTAATATCGACAAAGCTGAAACTTACGGTGCTGAAATTGAAGGAATTGTGTGGGTCCAAGATGATCTGGAAATCAATGTATCGTTAGGTTTGTTACATACAGAAGTGGTTGATGGTGGTGACGATTACCCAGGTGTAGATGGTAATGAACTCAGCTCAGCACCGAAAAAAACTGCCAATATTGGTGCAAGATACTACCTGACGGATAATTTCGATGTGGGTGGTAACCTGCAATATGTCGGGGGTTATTATGCCGATATTGAAAATAGCGAAGAACAAAAAATCGGTGGTTATTCTGTAATCAATCTACGCGCCAACTACAAAATAGGTCAACTTGCGTTGGCAGCCTACATTAACAATGTGACAGATAAATATGCCAAACGCGTTGACTACCCTGCAGACGCACGTTATCCACAAGGTTATATGGATGTGATTGATCCTCGCCATGTTGGGGTTTCAGCCACTTACTCTTTCTTTTAA
- the pqqA gene encoding pyrroloquinoline quinone precursor peptide PqqA, protein MWTKPEYSDMRFGFEVTMYICNR, encoded by the coding sequence ATGTGGACTAAACCAGAATATTCAGATATGCGTTTCGGCTTTGAAGTAACAATGTACATCTGCAACCGTTAA
- a CDS encoding TetR/AcrR family transcriptional regulator has protein sequence MMTQHSELCEAIINSAVSLASRSSWESVRLSDIAAQLNISLADIYNCFAEKEQISDAWFDRADQNMLKAMQSSVFATLDNQQKFHHLMMAWLQPLAINQKVTRQMIINKLEPGHLHIQIPALLRISRTVQWLREASDQRSALPWRAVDETVLTEVYLITFCCWLTDNTSIYQRTRGCLERQLKVASKIGFLK, from the coding sequence ATGATGACCCAACACTCCGAATTGTGTGAAGCCATTATTAACAGTGCAGTCAGCCTGGCTTCACGTTCCTCATGGGAATCGGTACGGTTGTCCGATATTGCTGCCCAACTCAATATTTCACTGGCCGATATTTATAATTGTTTTGCTGAAAAAGAACAAATCAGTGACGCCTGGTTTGATCGTGCCGATCAGAATATGCTGAAGGCGATGCAATCCAGTGTATTTGCAACATTAGATAATCAGCAAAAATTTCATCACTTGATGATGGCATGGTTGCAACCACTTGCAATCAATCAAAAAGTAACCCGGCAAATGATTATAAATAAACTGGAACCTGGTCATCTGCATATTCAGATTCCTGCATTGCTACGAATCAGTCGTACTGTGCAATGGTTGCGTGAGGCATCAGATCAGCGCTCAGCCTTGCCATGGCGAGCTGTGGATGAAACAGTGCTAACCGAGGTGTATTTGATCACTTTTTGTTGTTGGCTTACTGATAACACTTCAATATACCAGCGGACTCGAGGTTGTCTTGAAAGACAATTAAAGGTTGCATCCAAAATCGGCTTTCTGAAATAA
- a CDS encoding DUF3080 family protein: MDEYVKRLANVLDVEPVYSDLIDIERIPRPRDRRLSIPEHDINMLDFLSLYGCELQFVVGEKNSILGRVMQPLNSLRYELQFIDAAQQCLVEIDNESLRTKLTQVIELKKQYLPRVIWNATWGTKEIAQLMSLSSGLYDPEKSQYEISSYNQDIVYVNKRVQQLLQGQYEQDLEYMGEIQQRWQYGSRAGQLHNSARLLISRLDDGTNILKQRIDENPLCLQGRPNNQAKILESMFFKVYIEKVQPYMSAVNSGADQLFQPLARLAKIQTEIMPRTFNDYYQQTLNLNYQENIWALYQQRIKEHTEAWQDLLEQCGLRPTPD, encoded by the coding sequence ATGGATGAATATGTGAAACGGTTAGCCAATGTATTGGATGTGGAGCCAGTCTATTCAGATCTGATTGATATAGAGCGAATTCCGCGACCTAGAGACCGTCGATTATCCATACCCGAACACGATATAAATATGCTGGACTTTTTGTCTTTATATGGCTGTGAACTGCAATTTGTGGTGGGAGAAAAAAACTCGATTCTGGGACGCGTCATGCAGCCCTTGAATAGTTTACGTTATGAATTGCAGTTTATAGATGCAGCACAACAATGTCTGGTCGAGATTGACAATGAATCATTAAGAACAAAGCTGACGCAAGTAATTGAATTAAAAAAACAGTATTTACCACGTGTGATTTGGAATGCTACCTGGGGAACAAAGGAAATCGCGCAGCTAATGAGTTTGTCATCAGGACTTTATGATCCAGAGAAAAGCCAATACGAAATCAGTAGCTATAATCAAGATATTGTTTATGTAAACAAACGGGTTCAGCAACTGCTTCAAGGTCAGTATGAACAGGATCTTGAGTATATGGGCGAGATTCAACAACGTTGGCAATATGGAAGCCGGGCAGGGCAATTACACAATAGTGCGAGATTACTGATAAGCCGGCTGGATGATGGAACCAATATTCTTAAGCAACGCATTGATGAAAACCCATTATGTTTACAGGGTAGACCGAACAATCAGGCCAAGATTCTGGAATCGATGTTTTTCAAGGTTTATATTGAAAAAGTCCAACCTTATATGTCGGCTGTAAACAGCGGTGCTGATCAGCTGTTTCAACCCTTAGCTAGACTGGCAAAGATACAAACAGAGATCATGCCGCGGACTTTTAATGATTATTATCAACAAACATTAAATCTGAATTATCAGGAAAATATCTGGGCGTTATATCAGCAACGCATCAAAGAACACACTGAAGCCTGGCAAGATTTGCTGGAACAATGTGGTCTTCGACCCACCCCCGACTAG
- a CDS encoding sensor domain-containing diguanylate cyclase, producing MTITTDTSHPMVSDEYFQQWQDLIDLLAEFMQVPAALLTHVDENNQLAVMVKNRASTNPYQSNQKFDLRGSETYSEFVIHEQKTLFVANAYEDAAWKDKYDPTLGMINYLGLPVTWPNGDPFGTLCVLDTETHYYSELQLKMMVQLRNIFEAHLDILEQNLELEEVAKTLEFLANTDDLTGIWNRRAFIAQAETELQRTSRHNRTLCLLMFDIDNFKRINDLHGHNTGDEAIKLFTDCIMNSKRAYDIFGRIGGEEFAMILPETDLSSARALAERMRERVEQLNLPLVSGENVTFTVSIGLTEYGKEDEGIFALLYRADRKLYEAKHQGKNCVVA from the coding sequence TTGACGATTACGACAGATACATCTCATCCAATGGTGAGTGATGAATATTTTCAACAATGGCAGGATCTGATTGATCTGTTAGCCGAATTCATGCAAGTACCTGCTGCACTTCTGACGCATGTAGATGAAAATAATCAGCTTGCGGTAATGGTTAAAAACCGTGCATCGACAAACCCCTATCAAAGTAATCAGAAATTTGATTTAAGAGGTTCAGAAACCTATTCCGAATTTGTCATCCATGAACAGAAAACCCTGTTTGTAGCCAATGCCTATGAAGATGCCGCATGGAAAGATAAATATGACCCGACGCTAGGTATGATTAATTACCTTGGCTTGCCCGTCACCTGGCCGAATGGCGACCCGTTTGGCACACTATGTGTTCTCGACACAGAAACGCATTATTACAGCGAATTACAACTCAAGATGATGGTGCAGTTACGCAATATTTTTGAAGCGCATCTTGATATTCTGGAACAAAACCTTGAGTTGGAAGAAGTCGCCAAAACGCTCGAATTTCTTGCCAATACAGATGATTTAACCGGTATATGGAATCGGCGGGCTTTTATTGCCCAGGCAGAAACCGAACTGCAGCGAACTTCTCGTCACAATCGAACGTTATGCCTGTTAATGTTTGATATCGATAATTTTAAACGTATCAATGATTTGCACGGCCATAACACCGGTGATGAAGCTATCAAATTATTTACAGACTGTATTATGAACTCAAAACGCGCTTACGATATTTTTGGTCGTATTGGTGGAGAAGAGTTTGCCATGATTCTTCCTGAAACCGATCTTTCCTCAGCTCGAGCATTAGCCGAACGGATGCGTGAACGTGTAGAACAATTGAACCTGCCATTAGTCAGCGGTGAAAACGTGACTTTCACTGTCAGCATAGGCCTGACCGAATATGGTAAAGAAGATGAGGGTATTTTTGCCCTGCTCTATCGGGCAGATCGTAAACTCTATGAAGCAAAACACCAGGGTAAAAACTGCGTAGTCGCCTGA
- a CDS encoding acyltransferase family protein, protein MAKAKNRLQALDALRGMAAFGVVLFHYMPYYDELYGHTFSSPDVLEFGRYGVHLFFMLSGFVILMTLERTENARWFGLARAFRLLPALWVCILLTFFIVQMLGPDDRTVSFSTALINFSLLHSYLDYSHVDGAYWSLVIEGTFYLWMAILFYALKSWQQLRTVLFGWVIISYISVINLQSLYPSLLFLTHELLFAMYAPLFISGMLLYRWYKSGNLTASEVLFLALSMSHALVAYPAPFSLFVLACYAVFVLAISGYLDFIINRLTLWLGSLSYSLYLVHQNIGYGIIDHSYAIGLSGVTGVAIAIGVSFLLAILIHYHVEKPALNWFRERRYKTAPLVAMN, encoded by the coding sequence ATGGCGAAAGCCAAAAACCGGTTACAGGCACTTGATGCCTTAAGAGGTATGGCCGCATTCGGCGTAGTACTGTTTCATTACATGCCTTATTACGATGAACTTTATGGTCACACTTTCTCATCACCTGATGTGCTGGAATTTGGCCGCTATGGCGTTCATCTGTTCTTTATGCTGAGTGGATTTGTGATTTTGATGACACTGGAACGAACCGAAAATGCCCGCTGGTTTGGTCTGGCCAGGGCCTTCCGTTTATTACCGGCTTTATGGGTTTGCATTCTGCTGACTTTCTTCATAGTTCAAATGCTCGGCCCGGATGATCGCACTGTTTCGTTCAGCACAGCATTAATAAACTTCTCGCTTTTACATAGTTACCTGGATTATTCCCATGTCGATGGTGCCTACTGGAGCCTGGTAATTGAAGGTACATTTTATCTGTGGATGGCCATACTATTTTATGCATTGAAAAGCTGGCAGCAACTGCGCACTGTTCTGTTTGGCTGGGTGATTATCAGTTACATATCGGTCATTAATCTGCAAAGTCTATACCCGTCATTACTGTTTTTGACCCATGAATTACTATTTGCCATGTATGCCCCTCTGTTTATCAGCGGGATGTTGTTATATCGCTGGTACAAGTCGGGGAATTTGACCGCCAGTGAAGTGCTATTCCTCGCGCTGTCGATGAGTCATGCACTCGTTGCCTATCCCGCACCATTCAGTCTTTTTGTTTTAGCTTGTTACGCGGTTTTTGTGCTGGCAATAAGCGGTTATCTGGATTTTATTATCAATCGACTCACCTTATGGTTGGGCAGCCTTTCCTATTCCCTTTATCTGGTCCACCAAAATATTGGTTACGGAATCATCGATCATAGTTATGCAATTGGCTTATCTGGTGTCACCGGAGTTGCTATTGCCATTGGAGTGTCATTTCTGCTGGCCATATTGATTCACTACCACGTAGAAAAGCCGGCGTTAAACTGGTTTCGCGAAAGACGTTATAAAACGGCCCCATTAGTTGCAATGAATTAA
- a CDS encoding helix-turn-helix transcriptional regulator: MNWQEQIIHFSDLQRLNTCYSIFSKEFIQDDVLLKGLFHHSFNRHGLSIQAGNLIEMRDRTSFAELPPGISFTIMFQGAVSFSLGPNCYQLGKYRHADVDCSAFILNQPEILSRHFKRGMRVCKLNIFIERYWLEEKARTTKDKDLLDQMFSKHCAFHYWLPSKQIIDRSKALLDLCDNSSIRHQLLRESFALQIVGECLEELSLCSGINGSENTADMAPMSLSDSRLIQRIDTLLLRRMAIPEMAETLGLSMSTLQRRFKSAYGMTVNKYSCQKRLEMAKKALIVEKKSIGEAAFIAGYAHPSNFISAFKKRFSFTPSEFVQMSSQRAEYNDRNHAHKS, from the coding sequence GTGAATTGGCAGGAACAAATTATCCATTTTTCTGATCTGCAACGTCTGAATACCTGTTACTCGATATTTTCGAAAGAGTTCATCCAGGATGATGTGCTTCTAAAGGGTTTATTTCATCACAGCTTTAATCGTCATGGCCTTTCAATTCAAGCGGGAAACTTGATTGAGATGCGTGACCGAACCAGCTTCGCTGAGCTGCCGCCGGGGATCAGTTTCACTATTATGTTTCAAGGTGCGGTGTCATTTTCATTAGGACCAAATTGCTACCAACTGGGTAAATATCGTCATGCTGATGTCGATTGCTCGGCCTTTATCCTGAATCAGCCAGAAATCCTCAGTCGACATTTCAAGAGGGGTATGCGGGTTTGCAAGCTGAACATATTCATTGAACGATATTGGTTAGAAGAAAAAGCCCGAACGACAAAAGATAAAGATTTGCTGGATCAGATGTTTAGCAAGCATTGTGCCTTTCATTATTGGCTTCCATCCAAGCAAATAATTGACAGGTCAAAAGCTTTACTGGACTTGTGTGATAACTCATCAATACGTCACCAGCTTTTAAGAGAATCTTTTGCATTGCAAATTGTGGGCGAATGTCTAGAAGAATTATCATTATGTAGTGGCATTAATGGTTCAGAGAATACTGCTGACATGGCACCTATGAGCTTATCCGATTCACGTCTGATACAACGGATTGATACACTATTATTGCGGAGAATGGCTATCCCCGAAATGGCAGAAACGCTAGGGTTGAGTATGAGTACCTTGCAGCGAAGATTTAAATCGGCTTATGGGATGACAGTCAATAAATATTCCTGCCAAAAACGACTGGAAATGGCTAAAAAAGCCTTGATTGTGGAGAAAAAATCGATTGGCGAGGCGGCGTTTATTGCAGGCTATGCTCACCCATCTAATTTCATTTCAGCTTTCAAAAAACGTTTTTCATTTACACCTTCAGAGTTTGTGCAGATGAGTAGTCAAAGGGCCGAATATAATGATCGAAATCATGCCCACAAGTCGTGA
- a CDS encoding mechanosensitive ion channel family protein produces MDIQQIETIFFQSLSIAMDWASSPKFYSQIGLIVLAGLLAFSIASFLKNRSPLLRQLPASGPLLKFRNSIYRSRDLIFPLMMILAFSIAADISQLWIGQSWLIQICLSWAVIYMLYKLINRVVHKALFKKLALFIILPIAVLHLFGWLDAVIVYLESLSFELGNIKISAYGIIRVLIFGSILFWLGRISSNAGQQIIRSQEDLDIGTREVFAKLFQIALFFIVFILLLQIMGINLTALAVFGGALGVGLGFGLQSIASNFISGIILLLERSLSVGDYIEMEDGRKGIIRELNMRSSTLETFDGKDIMVPNEQFITTSFTNWTHKNLKQRYSLEFQVAYKTDLHFLFDLLRQVVASHPRVISGDDVPIEERPDAEIAGFGDSGVDILIEFWMEGIDDGVNRVGADLLLMIWDALKQHEIEIPFPQREVKILNASGEAIR; encoded by the coding sequence ATGGATATTCAGCAAATTGAAACTATCTTCTTTCAATCACTGAGCATTGCCATGGACTGGGCAAGCAGTCCAAAGTTCTATTCTCAAATCGGACTGATAGTATTAGCCGGTTTACTGGCTTTTTCGATTGCCAGTTTTTTAAAGAACCGCTCACCACTATTAAGACAGCTCCCCGCTTCTGGTCCTTTACTTAAATTCCGTAACAGCATTTATCGTAGTCGGGATCTGATTTTTCCGTTAATGATGATTCTGGCATTTTCGATTGCTGCAGATATCAGTCAGTTATGGATAGGCCAAAGCTGGTTAATTCAAATATGTCTGAGCTGGGCTGTGATTTATATGCTCTACAAACTGATAAATCGAGTGGTTCATAAAGCATTATTTAAAAAGCTCGCTCTCTTTATTATTTTACCCATCGCTGTGTTACATCTTTTTGGCTGGCTGGATGCAGTTATCGTTTATCTTGAATCTCTGTCATTTGAATTAGGCAATATCAAGATTTCCGCTTACGGCATTATTCGTGTGCTGATATTCGGCTCGATTTTATTCTGGCTAGGACGTATTTCCAGTAATGCCGGGCAACAAATTATCCGTAGCCAGGAAGATCTGGATATTGGTACCCGTGAAGTATTTGCCAAACTGTTTCAGATCGCCCTGTTCTTTATCGTCTTTATTCTGCTGTTGCAGATCATGGGAATTAACCTGACTGCACTGGCAGTGTTTGGTGGTGCTCTGGGTGTGGGTTTAGGTTTTGGCTTACAGTCAATTGCTTCCAATTTTATCTCTGGCATCATCCTGCTGCTTGAGCGTTCGTTAAGTGTCGGTGACTACATTGAGATGGAGGATGGTCGCAAAGGTATTATCCGTGAATTGAATATGCGTTCGTCGACGCTGGAGACCTTCGACGGTAAAGATATCATGGTGCCGAACGAACAGTTCATCACCACCAGTTTTACCAACTGGACCCATAAAAATCTCAAACAACGCTATTCCCTGGAATTTCAGGTCGCCTATAAAACAGATCTGCATTTTCTGTTTGATTTATTACGGCAGGTTGTCGCCAGCCATCCTCGGGTGATAAGTGGTGACGATGTGCCCATTGAGGAACGTCCGGATGCAGAAATTGCGGGCTTTGGGGACTCTGGTGTCGATATTCTGATTGAATTCTGGATGGAAGGCATCGATGATGGTGTTAACCGTGTGGGAGCCGATTTATTGTTAATGATTTGGGATGCGTTAAAACAGCATGAAATTGAAATCCCATTCCCACAACGTGAAGTTAAAATCCTCAATGCCAGTGGTGAAGCAATTCGTTGA
- a CDS encoding PepSY-associated TM helix domain-containing protein, with product MKVKADIIRIYKILHTWVGIISGMALFIAFYAGALTIFKESITHWATPPHSEVEASQLQDVSGLIARIIEAEPSAADTVLLNLYPDKYHTHQLMWINQDENAGDHDVSTNRYYTGRLDKKDQLLTEEVHPVPVAEFIDTLHRVVGLPVDSDTNRWIMGVFATLYTLALVSGLVILLPNLVKVFFAFRLGRKPKHVWLDAHNVVGVSSLPFHIIMALTAFVFAYHDLLYDAQDNVIHDGQLRQALFASAPKPNPLQSTDPSVMLSPESLLDIAQTASPSFEPYQLEYVGITTPKASVRIWGYDDYALAPRTPGGFIAINPYTGEVQSTDYLPGENNDMIVVNSLFALHFATFGGSPIRWVYFILGLAGAWLFYTGNLLWVENRRKRIKADDALCSQRKDTRVMASLTVGICLGCVCGISLMLASSKWLSLQSQAVFSSYQWIYYLMFFAALFWAFIRGAARSLVDLLWVAALTTLTIPATSLLAFILPDSGLWAHTEPSTIMVDVTALLMAIGFVFLARATSRRVYQSGAIDSVWSYQPKGA from the coding sequence ATGAAAGTGAAAGCTGACATTATTCGCATCTATAAAATACTCCATACATGGGTCGGTATTATTAGTGGCATGGCATTATTTATTGCCTTTTATGCTGGAGCGTTAACCATATTTAAAGAGTCAATTACACATTGGGCAACACCACCACATTCAGAAGTAGAAGCTTCACAACTGCAGGACGTCTCTGGATTGATTGCTCGAATTATTGAGGCGGAACCTTCAGCAGCTGACACTGTACTGCTCAACTTATATCCAGACAAATATCACACCCATCAACTGATGTGGATAAATCAGGATGAAAATGCCGGAGATCATGATGTCTCAACTAATCGCTACTACACCGGTCGTTTGGATAAAAAAGATCAACTGTTGACTGAAGAGGTCCATCCTGTCCCCGTTGCAGAATTCATTGATACGTTACATCGTGTTGTAGGCTTACCGGTAGACAGTGATACAAATCGCTGGATTATGGGAGTGTTTGCTACGTTATACACTTTGGCTTTAGTTTCAGGATTGGTTATTTTGCTACCCAATTTAGTGAAAGTATTTTTTGCATTTCGTCTCGGTCGTAAACCAAAACATGTCTGGCTGGATGCTCATAATGTTGTTGGGGTCAGTAGCCTGCCCTTTCATATCATCATGGCGTTGACCGCATTTGTTTTTGCCTATCATGACTTGCTATATGACGCTCAAGATAATGTTATACATGACGGTCAGTTACGTCAGGCTTTATTCGCCAGCGCCCCAAAACCTAATCCACTCCAAAGTACAGATCCATCGGTAATGCTTTCTCCCGAATCCTTATTAGATATCGCCCAAACGGCTTCCCCAAGTTTTGAGCCCTATCAACTTGAATATGTCGGCATCACAACCCCAAAAGCCAGTGTTCGAATATGGGGGTATGATGATTACGCGCTAGCCCCCAGAACCCCCGGTGGCTTTATTGCTATCAACCCATACACCGGTGAAGTGCAATCAACAGATTATCTGCCAGGAGAAAATAACGACATGATCGTGGTGAATAGTCTTTTTGCATTACATTTCGCTACTTTTGGTGGATCACCAATACGTTGGGTTTATTTCATATTAGGTCTGGCGGGTGCCTGGTTGTTTTACACAGGTAATCTGCTTTGGGTAGAAAACCGTCGTAAACGGATAAAAGCCGATGACGCGTTGTGTTCACAACGTAAAGATACACGTGTAATGGCTTCACTGACAGTAGGTATATGTCTCGGCTGTGTTTGTGGTATTTCGCTCATGTTGGCGAGCAGCAAATGGTTATCACTTCAATCACAAGCCGTATTTTCCAGTTATCAATGGATTTATTATCTGATGTTTTTTGCTGCCTTGTTCTGGGCATTCATTCGCGGTGCCGCGCGTAGTTTAGTGGATTTACTCTGGGTTGCGGCGCTCACCACCCTAACTATTCCAGCAACAAGCCTGCTGGCCTTTATCTTACCGGATAGCGGACTTTGGGCGCATACGGAACCAAGTACAATAATGGTCGATGTTACTGCACTATTGATGGCTATTGGTTTTGTATTTCTAGCAAGGGCCACGTCACGACGGGTGTATCAATCAGGTGCAATCGACAGCGTATGGTCCTATCAACCAAAAGGGGCATAG
- a CDS encoding SDR family oxidoreductase has translation MNDTYDITGKVALVTGANRGIGKTIVEAFIHGGVSKIYLAVRDVASADALLAQYPEQLVVLEVDIAKQETIFAAAKKANDVDLVVNNAGILLMAMPLDEHVVEALQTQMAVNVNGLLYMAQAFAPVLKSNGGGAFVQLNSIASLRAFPAFSSYAASKAAAYSLTQALREQLAEQGTRVMSVHPGPIATDMAKDAGFGDIAETADTVAKAIIDGLKAGQFHVFPDAMAQEMWVHYQSFARNVVEADSVE, from the coding sequence ATGAATGACACCTATGACATAACAGGTAAAGTAGCCTTGGTGACAGGGGCTAACCGTGGTATTGGTAAAACGATTGTCGAGGCTTTTATTCATGGAGGTGTCAGCAAAATTTATCTGGCGGTGCGTGATGTCGCATCAGCTGATGCATTATTGGCGCAATATCCCGAACAGCTTGTTGTCCTTGAGGTGGATATAGCAAAGCAAGAAACCATTTTTGCTGCTGCAAAAAAAGCCAATGATGTTGATCTGGTAGTAAATAATGCAGGTATTTTACTAATGGCAATGCCGCTGGATGAGCATGTGGTTGAAGCCCTACAAACTCAGATGGCGGTTAATGTAAACGGTTTGCTCTACATGGCCCAGGCTTTTGCACCGGTATTGAAATCAAATGGTGGTGGAGCCTTTGTCCAACTCAATTCAATTGCTTCATTAAGAGCATTTCCGGCCTTTTCAAGCTATGCCGCTTCTAAAGCTGCGGCCTATTCATTAACTCAGGCCTTACGGGAGCAGTTAGCTGAACAAGGCACCAGAGTAATGAGTGTGCATCCTGGTCCAATAGCAACTGATATGGCAAAAGATGCCGGGTTTGGTGATATTGCAGAAACCGCTGATACGGTTGCAAAAGCTATTATCGATGGCCTCAAAGCCGGTCAGTTTCATGTGTTTCCTGATGCGATGGCACAGGAGATGTGGGTTCACTATCAGAGTTTTGCCCGTAATGTTGTGGAGGCTGACAGTGTTGAATAA